Part of the Echeneis naucrates chromosome 1, fEcheNa1.1, whole genome shotgun sequence genome, TAAGACTGCACGTACTGATAAAGGCCTGTTGGGATCTAGAGCTTTCGATTTGTTCACAACTTATAAAACTATACACTCCCTCCGCGCAAAagattctttgtgtgtgtgtgtgtgtgtgtgtgtaggtttaGTTTTTATCTGTTGCTTTAACTGTTAAACATTAATGGCATTTGAGTCGTTAAAAATTAATACTGAGCCAGCGACAGACTCATTCATTGGCCTTTTCTCTGCCACTTCCGGATACATGCAGCAGGCGTGACACCAGATGTGTTGTGGCAGCTGTAGACTTTGTGTCACCACTTTTTTTTGTCCTAGGCTGTGTGTGTCACAAGTCACCCCCTTCtttcctgaaataaaaaaaaaaaagaaacctgacATAAACAGGAGTGAAATGACGCGTTTCACCGACTGTGTGTCACCAGGGAGTGTGATAACTTGATGTGTGACTTGCTGTGGGTTATAACCTTAGGTTGTTTGATCTTGAAAATGTGTCTGATTtgaccttttcttctttttattcacCTTGGACCACCCATCTTGTAGCACTGTAAGACATTTTTGTTCAAGAAATATCTTGATGATTTAGGGCAAGTGACAACTCTTTCAGTGATCACAAGTTAGTGATATTGTGAATATTGTAATAGTTTACTACACTATATATTACAAggatcatcagcagcagcagtttaaaatgtttaattttaatgttgaaTTTGCAATATTCTAATTTTATCAAAGCTTAGAAAATGTCCATTTCCATTGATAATGGCAACAATAAAGAAAGTCTTGCTCTAATCCTTTGAGACATTTACTTAGATGAAATCTCAACACGTTTCTTTTCTGTGACCTCCAGTTCTTTTCCAACAGCAACATTGCGTTTCAGGTTGCTTGGGCCATTATTGTGGTGTAcattatgttatgttatatttACCACTGTCTGCTAAAAACCATTTGTTGTGTTATTCTTCCTGCTCAGGTGTTGATTTGTCGGAATTACAAAGGAGATGTGGACATGGCAGAGATCGACCACTTCATGTCTTTACTCATGCAGCATGAGGAGGAAGGGCTTATCTGTCCCGTGATGGCTCATGGGAATGTTCACTTCATGTGGATCAAACACAGCAACCTGTATTGTATCCTTGCCCTGGATGTTTCACAGCATCTCCCTCAGATTCTGGAGTCATGATGCATAAAGGAGTGTAGTTAACTTTGTTGTTAGCTGTGACACATAGCCCACAAGTCAAACACATTCAGCAAAATGGGATTCACATAACACAGATCATTGAGTTTGTTGTTTGCTATAAATTAGACTTTAAATTCAGGTTAAGGTTAAGGTGGAGGAAAACTATTCGCTACAAACATttgaacagcaacaaaacacgAATATGTAGCATACTCCTTGACCTGATCTCTGTATAGTGGTGGccaccacaaacaaaaactccaATGCCTCCCTCGTGTACTCGTTTCTCTACAAGCTAGTCGAGGTGAGCGGCACACACTGTGCAATTACAAAAAGTTTGGGGTTTTTCATTCAGATATTTGTTGTACATGCAGTCCTCAATAGTAGGTTTGCATTGAGGTGGAAAGATGGTGGAAAGATGGCAGGTAAAAATAGTCATAATTCTACGAGGTTAGAGCCTCCGCAGGTAAAGCTTGCGTTTGATGTGCATATCATGCAGGTGTTCACAGAGTACTtcaaagagctggaggaggagagtaTCCAGGACAATTTTGTGGTAGTCTATGAGCTTCTGGATGAACTGATGGATTTTGGATTCCCCCAGACTACTGACAGCAAGATCCTACAAGAGTGAGACTCAAGCCACTGAAGCACAGATAGACATAAACAGATGATGTGTATGACGATCATGCTGCTGGTTGGATAACAGCAGGACATCTCCTCACATCCCATCTCTTACAGATACATTACTCAGGAAGGTGCCAAGCTTGAGGTAGCAAAGACAAAGGTGCCCACCACTGTCACCAATGCTGTCTCCTGGAGGTCAGAGGGCATTAAATACAAGAAGAATGAGGTCTTTATTGATGTCATCGAATCTATCAACGTACTGGTAAGACTGGTTATGGAGCTATTTTATGGAGCTCTGATGATAGCATCTGCCATTGGCAGATTTATTAAAAACTTGTATACTAAGAATAATTTTGATTGCCACTGAAATTGGATAATTGCAATGATGTGACAATAGTGCTTTTATACAATTAGAAGGTGGTTGTGGTCAGTTGAATATGTAATAACAGAGGAAGTCGTGCAAGACTTTTTACAGTAAATACTGTGACAGTATTGTTTCAtagtttccatttccattagcactgtgtttaaaaatgtatgcattGCTTCAAATTGTGTTAGTCTCTTGATGTCACTGTGTCAGGAGTAGATTGGCTGACTTCGTCCTTCTGTCTGATGTTACACTTTCTAATGGATGCTGAACTCTACttataattttatttgactAAATAAATCAGATAATAACAACTTAGCCAATGAAATAATGAGCCATGCGGACTTATTGACcactgtgtgttgtttattCAGGTGAATGCCAATGGCAGTGTGATGAGCAGTGACATCGTTGGCAGCATCAAGCTGAAAACTATGTTGTCTGGGATGCCTGAGCTGCGCCTGGGCCTCAATGATCGAGTGCTCTTCGCGCTGACCGGACGTACGTCTGCAACGTCTTGCCTAAgctctttcttcagttttataGGATATATAGCCAATCTATCAGCTTAAATTGTCTTTACATTAATCCCCCATGTGTTGTTTTATGGTCAGGCGACAAAGGAAAGACAGTGGTGATGGAAGATGTCAAGTTTCACCAGTGTGTCCGTCTTTCTCGATTTGAGAGTGATCGTACTATCTCCTTCATCCCTCCTGATGGGGAGTCTGAACTCATGTCCTACCGCATCAATACTCACGTTAGTTCAATGAAATACAAAGTGTTTTTTATGTGCCCTCATGCATAAAGAAATAGTTAATACATAAATAAGATGGTTGATCCCCAGATGGTTAATTCACATGTCTAGTAAGTACCTACTTGATTCAAAAGCCATATAATACAATACTTAAGGGTTTATACAGGATATTATATATTAGGCATTATTTACGAATATAGAAATATAGTAGCTCACCTCAGTAGTGCAACTCAAATTGAATTTGCATGTATGCTGAGTCATACGGATTTgtagctaaaaataaataacattaaactTTTGACATGACTTTACTTATGAAATCATTTGCATAATGAAACACTATCCTGTATCTCTTACAGGTGAAGCCACTGATATGGATCGAATCAGTCATAGAGAAATTCTCTCACAGTAGAGTGGAAATCATGGTGAAGGTACTGAGCAACTGTACTTGAGGcaatcatttttaataaatacttTTTGTAACATTGACTGCAGACATGCTTTAAGTgtacaaactgtaaaatttGTCACAGCTAAAAAAGGAACAAGGCACAAGGAACGGAGCATATGATTCCTATCCCCACTCCTTAACACAATTCactgttgtgaggcaacagcgaGGAGAAAGCTTTCATGTGATATCCGGCTGTATTGTGATTTACTTTTTAGGCAAAGGGGCAATTTAAAAAACAGTCTGTGGCAAATAATGTCGAAGTAAGGGTCCCTGTCCCCAGTGATGCTGACTCACCCAAGTTCAAAACCAGCACAGGCCATGCCAAATATGTGCCTGAGAAGAATCTGGTAGTGTGGACCATCAAGTCTTTCCCTGTAAGAAACTCAGTCTTTTACATGTCATGGAGTTCAAATTAGATTATCATCCTCAGTGTTTATCAGCAATCTGATCAAAGATTGAAATTTTCTTTTGAATTGAATTCTCTTTGAACTTCTCTTCTTGTCTGTGTATCTCTTTATGCTGGTCTAATCAATTTGTCCACATCTTTGCTCTATCCAGGGAGGTAAAGAGTTTCTAATGAGAGCTCATTTTGGTCTGCCCAGTGTGGAAAATGATGAAGCCGAGGGCAAACCTCCCATTACTGTCAAATTTGAAATCCCATACTTTACCGTTTCGGGAATACAGGTATGTTGACATAGTATATTAATGCAGAAGTAGAATATATACAGGAGGTGAGGTGTATCAGAATGCAACCCATCTTGCCTAATATAGAAAGCTAATGCACT contains:
- the ap1m2 gene encoding AP-1 complex subunit mu-2 isoform X2; this translates as MSASAIFVLDLKGKVLICRNYKGDVDMAEIDHFMSLLMQHEEEGLICPVMAHGNVHFMWIKHSNLYLVATTNKNSNASLVYSFLYKLVEVFTEYFKELEEESIQDNFVVVYELLDELMDFGFPQTTDSKILQEYITQEGAKLEVAKTKVPTTVTNAVSWRSEGIKYKKNEVFIDVIESINVLVNANGSVMSSDIVGSIKLKTMLSGMPELRLGLNDRVLFALTGRDKGKTVVMEDVKFHQCVRLSRFESDRTISFIPPDGESELMSYRINTHVKPLIWIESVIEKFSHSRVEIMVKAKGQFKKQSVANNVEVRVPVPSDADSPKFKTSTGHAKYVPEKNLVVWTIKSFPGGKEFLMRAHFGLPSVENDEAEGKPPITVKFEIPYFTVSGIQVRYMKIIEKSGYQALPWVRYITQSGDYQLRTNV
- the ap1m2 gene encoding AP-1 complex subunit mu-2 isoform X1, with product MSASAIFVLDLKGKVLICRNYKGDVDMAEIDHFMSLLMQHEEEGLICPVMAHGNVHFMWIKHSNLYLVATTNKNSNASLVYSFLYKLVEVFTEYFKELEEESIQDNFVVVYELLDELMDFGFPQTTDSKILQEYITQEGAKLEVAKTKVPTTVTNAVSWRSEGIKYKKNEVFIDVIESINVLVRLPCGLIDHCVLFIQVNANGSVMSSDIVGSIKLKTMLSGMPELRLGLNDRVLFALTGRDKGKTVVMEDVKFHQCVRLSRFESDRTISFIPPDGESELMSYRINTHVKPLIWIESVIEKFSHSRVEIMVKAKGQFKKQSVANNVEVRVPVPSDADSPKFKTSTGHAKYVPEKNLVVWTIKSFPGGKEFLMRAHFGLPSVENDEAEGKPPITVKFEIPYFTVSGIQVRYMKIIEKSGYQALPWVRYITQSGDYQLRTNV
- the ap1m2 gene encoding AP-1 complex subunit mu-2 isoform X3, giving the protein MSASAIFVLDLKGKVLICRNYKGDVDMAEIDHFMSLLMQHEEEGLICPVMAHGNVHFMWIKHSNLYLVATTNKNSNASLVYSFLYKLVEVFTEYFKELEEESIQDNFVVVYELLDELMDFGFPQTTDSKILQEYITQEGAKLEVAKTKVPTTVTNAVSWRSEGIKYKKNEVFIDVIESINVLVNANGSVMSSDIVGSIKLKTMLSGMPELRLGLNDRVLFALTGWSGDKGKTVVMEDVKFHQCVRLSRFESDRTISFIPPDGESELMSYRINTHVKPLIWIESVIEKFSHSRVEIMVKAKGQFKKQSVANNVEVRVPVPSDADSPKFKTSTGHAKYVPEKNLVVWTIKSFPGGKEFLMRAHFGLPSVENDEAEGKPPITVKFEIPYFTVSGIQVRYMKIIEKSGYQALPWVRYITQSGDYQLRTNV